The nucleotide sequence TCACACGTCCCGGCGTCCCCCGCCTTGTGGCAACCCGGCCCCCCATATGTCCGTCGGCGCACACCCGGTCCGCCCTCCTGCATACACTGGCCTAGGTGACCCGGGCGGAAGGAGGCATCCGTCATGATTCAAGAACACGACCGGGATCTCAGCGAAGGTTGGTGGAACGGCAAGCCCGTGCGCTTCCTCGCCGGTGGGCCGACCGCTCTGGCACCGGCGGGAATTTATATCGCGGTGCGAAGCTGGAGTTCAGAAGGACGTCCCCAACTCGTCGAGGGCCAGCGGCCCATCCTCGATGCCCTGCCGGGGCGGCCGGGCTACAGTGCCCTTCGCTTTGTGCATTATTTTGAACTCCACTCCGGCATTCAGCCCGATGCCGTCCGCAGCGTCTCCGACGTTCTGAACCGGGCCAGGCGCATTCACACCCCCGGACACGTCGTGCACACTCCGGTGGTCCCCCCATCCACCCGGACGCTGTGGCCCACCGTGCCGGCCTGGCACGACAGCAACGAAGTCGCAGTTTTGGACGGAGGCCTCGCTCCCCTCGCCGTCAACCGGATCTACCTGGGCATTCGGGGCGTCGACCGCAAACAGAACCGCCTCATCTACATCCCCGGACAGCGGTGGGTCTTCGAATGGGCACCGGGTCATCCGGCCTATGGCCCCATCGCTCGGGTCCACTACGTAGAACTCGCCGACCCCGACTCCGGCGGAGGGCTGCGCAGTGTCGCCGACCTTCTGAAAAAAAGCCGGGCCCTTCACCTCACCCGGACCTTCGTCACGGCGGCGATTTTGGAAATCGACGGAAAACCCGCCTCCCCGACCCCACCCCCGAGCCTTCCATGAGGAAGCGCCTAACCCCCGGACTCTCTCACCCGCCTGGCCCACTCGTCCAGTTTGCGCAGCCGATGATTCACCCCGGATTTCGTCACCCCGCCACCCAACAACGCCCCCAGCTCTTTCAGATTGATGTCTGGGTGGCGCAGGCGCAGTTCGGCGACCTCCCGGAGTTTCGGCGGGAGGTTCTCCAAGCCGATGGTGCGCTCCAGGAAGCGGATGTTCTCGATCTGCCGCACCGCCGCCTGAACCGTCTTATTTAAATTCGCCGTTTCACAGTTAACCAGTCGATTCACTTGATTGCGCATGTCTTTCAAAATGCGAACGTCCTCGAAACGGAGCAGGGCTTGGTGGGCCCCGACGAGGTTCAGAAACTCGACGATCTTTTCCCCTTCTTTGAGATAGACGATCTCACCCCGTTTGCGTTGGATCGCCCGGGCATCCAAATCATAAGTCCCCAGCAGCCGGAGAAACCCCTTACTCAACTCCGCATCCCCGAGGGCGATCTCCAAATGATACGAGGCGCCCTCGGGGTTGTTCACCGAACCCGCCGCCAAAAATGCTCCCCGCATATACGCTCGGCGGCAACAGTCCCGACCCAGAAGCCGCTTCGGCACTCCTCCTTCCAGGCTCTCCCCTCGCCGGGAGATCTCCAAAGGCTCGAGCACTTCTTCTGCCTGTCGGGAGATTCGAACCAGATACACATTATTTTTTCGCAGCCGCATTTTCTTGCGAACCAAGACCTCTGCGTGCACCTGAAAGACATCTTTCAGCAACAGGTAGATCCGCCGGGCGATGGCCGCATTTTCCGTGGCAATGTCCAGGACCTCTCGATTCTCTACCGTGTGAAGGCTGCCGTTCAGCCGCAACAGCGCGGACAGCTCCGCCCGCTTACAACACGGTTTGTCCACCACCCCGGTCAGTTCTTTTTTCGTCTCCGCCGCAAAAGACACGGCCGATCCCCCCTTTAACGGCGCCGCCACCACGACCTCCGGGCACGCCTGGCCAACTGCACGATGCGTCGGCTCACTTTTTCGGCGTCGTGCCACGCATACCGGTCCAGGCGGAGAAAATCCCCGGTGATCACCCGGACACCCATGCGCTCCAAGGCCGAGACGTCCGCCGCCACCGGGTCCGCTCCCTCTTTCCGATACCGGCGCAAGGCCTCCTCCGGAATGGGGACCGTATGCACCACCGCAAAGTCAAAAAAGGGAAATCCAATGTGGTCGTATATCGCCTTCACGTGATCGGAGGCTGTGAACCCGTCCGTCTCCCCCGGCTGGGTCATCACATTGCACACATAGACTTTCCAGGCCCGGCTGCGGCGAATCGCCCGGGCGACCTCCGGGACGAGCAAATTCGGAATAATGCTGGTATACAGGCTCCCCGGGCCCAGCACCACCACATCGGCTTTCTCAATCGCCTCCACCACCTCTTGGGGCGCCTCGGCATCCCCAGGGGCGATGGCCACCCGCACGATTCGCCCACCGGCGGCGGGAATCCGAGACTCTCCGGTGATCTCCCGACCATCCTCCAACCTCGCCTTAAGGACCACCGCCCGCCGGGCTGCCGGCAACACCCGGCCCCGCACCGCGAGTACCCGGCTGGCCTCCCGGACCGCCGTCTCAAAATCCCCGGTCACGTCCGCCATCGCCGCGATAAACAAATTGCCGAAGCTGTGCCCGGCCAGGCCGTCGTCATCACCCTGAAAGCGGTGCTGCCACAACTGTTCCATGAGCGGCTCCGTGTCGGCCAGCGCCACGAGACAATTGCGTATATCTCCCGGGGGAGGCATCCCAAAAGCCGAGCGCAGCCTCCCGGAACTCCCTCCGTCGTCGGCCACCGTCACCACGGCGGTCAAATCCACCTCGTGCATCTTGAGCCCCCGGAGGAGCACCGATTGACCCGTTCCGCCGCCGATCACCACCACCCGGGGCCGGTGCAGGGGAGCCAACCGCTCCCGCCAGTTCCGGCGCTTTTCCCACCACGCACCCAGAATCAGCACCAGAACGCCGAATACCAGGGCCGACCACCCGAACACCGCCCGCTCGACCCCCGCATGTCCCAGTTCCCGCCCCGCCGCCAGAACAAACCCCAGCCCGAAGGCCGCAACTCCCCAGCCCCAGGCCCACCACGTCTTACCCATCCACATCGGCGCCTTTCGCCAGATCCCGGTGAATATCCCGGTGGTACACGTGGACCTTCTCCCGGGCTTGATAATGTCGGCGCAACAATTCCACCATCGCCACGGACCGGTGTTGCCCGCCGGTGCACCCCACCGCCACCACCAATTGGCTGCGCCCTTCTTTCACGTATTGGGGAAGCAGAAAGTCCAGCATATCTGTGAGTTTGTCGGAAAAGGTCTTGGCCGCAGGCCACTTCATCACATACTCGTACACGTCGAGATCCAGACCCGTCAAAGGGCGAAGGGCGTCCAAATAATACGGATTGGGAAGGAATCGAACATCGAATACGAGATCCGCATCGATGGGTACCCCGTACTTGAAACCGAAGGACACCAAATGTAAAGTCAGCCGATTGATGTCCGACCCGCTAAAATGCGCCGCAATCTTCTCTTTGAGCTCCGCCGGCTTGAGAAGGCTGGTATCGATGATCCAGTCGGCCCGGTCCCGGATCTCCTCCAAGAGCGTGCGTTCTTTTTCAATCCCCTCCAGAATCCGGTTGCCCTGGGCCAAGGGATGCCGTCGCCGGGTCGCCTTGTACCGCCGCACGAGCACCTCGTCCCGGGCTTCGAGAAACAGGATCCGGTACTGCACTCCGTATCGTTCCCCCAGGTCTTTCAGCGCCATCAGCAGATGAGAGAACCAGGAGCCGCCGCGGATGTCGCACACCAGCGCCAACCGGGACACCTTCCCTTCCGATTGGCGCATCAACTCCGCAAACTTCGGGATCAGCGCCGGAGGCAGATTATCCACGCAAAAATACCCCAGGTCTTCGAGACTTTGTACCGCCACGGTCTTGCCGGCCCCGGACAATCCCGTGATGATGACCAACTGCAAATCTCTCTCCACCTGTTCCTCCTCCATGCCGCCATCCCCCCACCTCTTCACCCATAAGCATATCACGGCGCAAAAAGAAGACACAATGAACTATTCTTAATACCAAACTCCCCTTCATTGTCTCACAAAAAAAAAAAGAAGGCGTCCCGAGACACCTTCGCAACTGTATCAGATCAAAGGGGGTCAGATGTGATACATCTATATCTTAAACCGATCGGGCCGAGGATGGGTGATGATCTTCTAAAGAATATGTGGAGATCTGTTTAGAATCCCGCCCACGTTCATGCCGATGCCCCAACCACCGGACACCCAGGCCAAGCCCACAGAACTTAATCGGTCAACATACAGGTCTCGATGATCAACCACAGCCGATCCCCCAGTCCCTGCTGGGAGACCTTGTAACGCTCGGCCACCTCTTTCCGGGAGAAGGGCAAATGACACCGATGACGGGCCGCACACTCCAAAGCTCCGGCCCACAGCTCCGGCTTTCGCACCCGGGGGGCCTGCAGATGAATCAATTGGGTGAACTCCGACCAAATCTCCATCGCCACTTTGGCCAGGGTCGTCTCCCCTCTGCCCTGGAGTTCCTGAACCGCCAGTTGTACAATCCGCTGCCACTCCGGGCGCCCGGCCAGGGACCTCGCGGACTCCGGGCGAAAATTCACCGGGAGAATCCTGGACGGGAGGCCGATCTCCACAATCTCCTCGGGCTGAAGCTCAAACATCCCTTTCAGCGCGGCCTGTTTCACCGGCAGATACTCATCGTCATCCAGAAGCAAAAAACGCAGCGCCCGCTCCACATCTTCCCCGCCAAAACTCACCACCAACGGAATGACCTGCCTTTTCGTGACGGGATCCCCGTGGCGGAGCACCCACATGAGAGAGGAACGGACCACCGACTCCGGCGGCCAAAGTTCCCGCCCCAACTTCGCCCCCGGGTCTTCAGAGCCGGGACCGCTTAAACGAGTGGTATCCGCGTACGGGAGAACATATTGATAGCTGACAGGGAGCGCCTCGAGGCCG is from Kyrpidia tusciae DSM 2912 and encodes:
- the rapZ gene encoding RNase adapter RapZ yields the protein MEEEQVERDLQLVIITGLSGAGKTVAVQSLEDLGYFCVDNLPPALIPKFAELMRQSEGKVSRLALVCDIRGGSWFSHLLMALKDLGERYGVQYRILFLEARDEVLVRRYKATRRRHPLAQGNRILEGIEKERTLLEEIRDRADWIIDTSLLKPAELKEKIAAHFSGSDINRLTLHLVSFGFKYGVPIDADLVFDVRFLPNPYYLDALRPLTGLDLDVYEYVMKWPAAKTFSDKLTDMLDFLLPQYVKEGRSQLVVAVGCTGGQHRSVAMVELLRRHYQAREKVHVYHRDIHRDLAKGADVDG
- a CDS encoding gluconeogenesis factor YvcK family protein; its protein translation is MWMGKTWWAWGWGVAAFGLGFVLAAGRELGHAGVERAVFGWSALVFGVLVLILGAWWEKRRNWRERLAPLHRPRVVVIGGGTGQSVLLRGLKMHEVDLTAVVTVADDGGSSGRLRSAFGMPPPGDIRNCLVALADTEPLMEQLWQHRFQGDDDGLAGHSFGNLFIAAMADVTGDFETAVREASRVLAVRGRVLPAARRAVVLKARLEDGREITGESRIPAAGGRIVRVAIAPGDAEAPQEVVEAIEKADVVVLGPGSLYTSIIPNLLVPEVARAIRRSRAWKVYVCNVMTQPGETDGFTASDHVKAIYDHIGFPFFDFAVVHTVPIPEEALRRYRKEGADPVAADVSALERMGVRVITGDFLRLDRYAWHDAEKVSRRIVQLARRARRSWWRRR
- the whiA gene encoding DNA-binding protein WhiA, which encodes MSFAAETKKELTGVVDKPCCKRAELSALLRLNGSLHTVENREVLDIATENAAIARRIYLLLKDVFQVHAEVLVRKKMRLRKNNVYLVRISRQAEEVLEPLEISRRGESLEGGVPKRLLGRDCCRRAYMRGAFLAAGSVNNPEGASYHLEIALGDAELSKGFLRLLGTYDLDARAIQRKRGEIVYLKEGEKIVEFLNLVGAHQALLRFEDVRILKDMRNQVNRLVNCETANLNKTVQAAVRQIENIRFLERTIGLENLPPKLREVAELRLRHPDINLKELGALLGGGVTKSGVNHRLRKLDEWARRVRESGG